The bacterium sequence ACGCCGAAGCGGTGCTGCTCGTCGACGATCGAGAGGACGAGGTCCTTGAAGGTGATCTCGCCGGCCACGAGCGCGTGGGTGCCCACGACGAGATCGATCTCGCCCATCGCCAGCAGCCCGCGCACCTGCTTGATCTCCGCCCGCGGCAGCGACGCCGTCAGGAGCCCTACGCGAAGCGGGATCGCGTCGCCGCCGCTCTCGACCATCTTCGTGAGCGTCCGGTAGTGCTGCTCCGCGAGGAGCTCGGTCGGGGCCATTAGCGCCGTCTGCCCGCCGCACGCGGCGACCGCCACCGCCGAGAGCATCGCCACCGCCGTCTTCCCACTCCCGACGTCGCCCTGTACGAGCCGGTTCATCGGATGGGGCCGCGCGAGGTCGCCCAGGATCTCGCCGATCACCCGGCGCTGCGCCCCGGTCAGCTTCCACGGCAGCGCCTTCGCCGCGGTCCGCGATTCGGGCCGCGTCGAATCGATCGCGACCCCCGGCCGCTGGCTGGTCTTCGCGCGTCGCATCGCGAGACCGAGCTCCAGCAGGTAGAGCTCCTCGAGCACGAGCCGCTCGTGGGCAGGGGAGGCGAAGGTCGCGTACTGCTCGACGTCGACGTCCGCCTCGGGCCGGTGAAGCGCTCGAAGCGCGACCGAGACGCTCGGAAGCCCGCGCTGCGAGACGACGTCCGCCGGGAGATGCCCCACGACCAGGTCGCTGTAGGCCTCGACCGCCTGACCGATCAGCCGCCGGAGCGTACGCGGGTTCATGCCCTCCGGCGCGGTATAGACGGGAACGACGCGACCGAGCTCGGCGTCGTCCTTCGAGACGCGCGGCGCCGGCTTCGGCTCGGCCGTTTCGCCGCCCTCGCCGTCCTCGCCCTCCTCCGACTTCGGCGCGCGCAGCACCTCCACGTCCGGGTGGATCAGCTCCTTCGAGAAGCGGTAGCGCTTGACCTCTCCGCTCACGAGGACCTGCCGTCCCTTCTGCAGGCTCTTGGCGATCGCGTCCCCGCCGCGGAACCACTTGAGGGTCACGATCGAGTCGTCGTCGCCGACCACCGCCTGGAAGATCTTCCCGAAGCGCCCGCCCCGGCGCGTCGGCACCCAGTCGACGACCTTCACCTCGCCCACGAAGGTCGCCGTCGCCCCGACCTTCAGCTCGCCGACCGTCAGGACCTGGCGGCGATCCTCGTAGCGCGCGGGCAGCCAGAAGAGCAGATCGCTCACCCGCTCGAAGCCGCGACGCGCGAAGCCTTCCGCCTTCTTGGGTCCGACCCCGGGAAGCGCCGCCAGCGACTTGGCGAGCAGCTCGTCGGGCCAGCCCGCCCGCCCGAGCGGGTCGATCAGCTCGAGGATCTCGCGACCGACGTCCCGCCGCGGAGCCTCGGGTTTCCGCGCGCCGAGCCGCTTCTCGACCTTCTGGAGGCGCGCGCGCAGCTCCTTCGGAAGCGGCCGCCCCAGCAGCTGCCCGAGGCGCTTCGCCGCCTGCTCTTCGGCGGCCGCCGGCGCCCTCTTCTCGGGATCCCCGGACTCCTCCGCCCGCCCGAGCGCCACGACGGCCCCGTGCAACGCAGCAACCTGATCGTGGAGAGTCTCGGCCATCCGAATCGCGGCCCCCGCCTAGAGAACCCGCTCAGAGTAAAGCAAGGCGAACAAAAAGCGAACTCCCGCACCCAACCTGAGGGCGTCGAGAGTGCGTCAGATCCGCGATCCGCGGAGCGGAGCGCCCGCAGGCGTACTCCCGCACGCCGAGGACAGCGCAGCGAGCAGATCGCGGAGATGGCGTGCTATCGGCGGCCGACTACTGAGCCTCATGGATGCGTTGGAGACTTCGGACACCGATGGACTCCGCTCGCATCGCCGCAATCGCGTCTGCGGAGGCCCGCGCCGCCGCGAGCGTCGTGCAGTACGGCACGCCGGCGAGCAGCGCGGCGCGGCGAAGGGACTTCGAATCCTCGATCGACTTCGGATCGCTGTCCGTCGTGTTGATCACGAGCGCCACGTCGCCGCCTTCGATCCGATCGGCGGTATGCGGTGAGCCCTCGTGGACCTTGTTGATCACTTCCACGTCGATGCCCAGTCGCGCGAGGGTCTCGGCGGTCCCTCGCGTCGCGACGACCTTGAACCCCTGTTCCGTCAGGGTCTGGATCGGCTGGAAGACCCGCTGGTGCTCCTCGGCGCGGACCGACACCAGAACGGTCCCGCCCTCGGTGGGGAGACTGTTGCCGGCCTGGATCTGGCTCTTCGCGAAGGCGCGGCCGAAGCTCGAGTCGATGCCCATGACCTCGCCGGTGCTCTTCATCTCGGGGCCGAGGATCGTGTCGACACCCGGGAACTTCACGAAGGGGAAGACCGCTTCCTTGACGGAGTAGTGGCTCGGGACGATCTCACTCGTGAACTCGAGCTGCTCCAGGGTCTCGCCGCCCATGATCCGCGCGGCGAGCTTGGCGAGCGGCCTGCCGATCGCCTTCGACACGAAGGGGACGGTTCGTGACGCCCGGGGATTCACCTCGATCACGTACACCTGCTCGTCCTTGACCGCATACTGGACGTTCATGAGGCCGCGAACGCCGATTTCGAGTGCGAGCTGACGGGTCGCGTCGATGATCTCCGAGATCCGATCGGGAGCGAGCGAATACGGCGGAAGGGAGCAGGCAGAGTCGCCGGAGTGGACGCCCGCCTCCTCGATGTGCTCCATGATGCCGCCGACGACGACCCGCTCGCCGTCGCAGATCGCATCCACGTCGACTTCCGTCGCGTCGGCGAGGAAGCGGTCGATCAGGACCGGGTGCTCGTCCGACGCCTTGACCGCGAACTGCATGTAGCGGCGCAGCTCGTCGACGTCCTGGACGATCTGCATCGCGCGCCCGCCCAGCACGTAGGACGGGCGGACGAGCACCGGGTAGCCGATCCGCTCGGCAATGATCTCCGCTTCGTCGGAACTCCGCGCGACGTCGCCTTCCGGCCGGACGAGGCCGAGCTGCTCGAGCAGCGCGTCGAAGCGCTCGCGGTCCTCGGCGCGATCGATCGCGTCGGGGCTCGTGCCGATGATCGGGGCGCCAGCCTTCTCGAGGGCGACGGCGAGCTTGAGCGGAGTCTGCCCGCCGAACTGCACGATCACGCCGTCGGGCTTCTCGACCTCGACGATCTCGAGCACGTCCTCGAGGGTGAGCGGCTCGAAGTAGAGACGGTCGCTCGTGTCGTAGTCCGTCGAGACCGTTTCGGGGTTGCAGTTGACCATGATCGTCTCGAAGCCGGCCTCACGCAGCGCGAAGACCGCGTGGACGCAGCAGTAGTCGAACTCGATCCCCTGCCCGATCCGGTTCGGTCCACCGCCGAGGATCATGATCTTCTTGCGGTCGGTCGTGTCCGCCTCGCACTCCTCCTCGTAGGTGGAGTAGAGGTACGGCGTGTGGGCCACGAACTCCGCGGCACACGTGTCGACGCGCTTGTAGACCGGGCGGACGCCGAGGCGGTGGCGGTCGCCCCGGACCTCGGCCTCGCTCTTGCCCCAGAGCACGCCGATCCGCGCGTCCGAGAAGCCCAGCTGCTTGGCCGGTCGGAGCATTGCGTCCCGCTCGCCCTCGGGTGCTTCCGCGAGTCGCTTCTCGGCGACCGCGATCTCCTGGAGATTGCGCAGGAACCAGGGGTCGATCTTCGTTCGGTCGAAGAGCTCCTCGACGGTCGCGCCCCGACGAAACGCCTCGACGAGCGCCCAGGGGCGCGTCGCGCAAGGTCGATCGATCTGGGCCCAGAGCGATGCCTCCTCGTCCGCCTTCTCGCCGGAGTCGTCGAGCTCCGGGGCATCGAACCCCATGTGGCCGATCTCGAGGGAGCGGATCGCCTTCTGGAAGCTCTCCTTGAAGGTCCGACCGATCGCCATCGCCTCGCCCACGGACTTCATCTGGGTCGTGAGCTCGGCGTCCGTGTTCGGGAACTTCTCGAAGGTGAATCGAGGGATCTTCGTCACGACGTAGTCGATCGACGGCTCGAAGGACGCAGGCGTCTCCTTCGTGATGTCGTTCCGGATCTCGTCGAGGGAGAAGCCGACGGCGAGCTTCGCCGCGATCTTCGCGATCGGGAAGCCGGTCGCCTTCGACGCGAGCGCCGAGGAGCGCGAGACGCGCGGGTTCATCTCGATCACGATCAGCGTGCCGTCTTCCGGGTTCACCCCGAACTGGACGTTCGAGCCGCCCGTGTCGACGCCGATCTCGCGCATGATCGCGATCGCCGCGTCGCGCATCTCCTGGTACTCGCGGTCGGTCAGGGTCTGGGCCGGGGCGACGGTGATCGAGTCGCCCGTGTGGACGCCCATGGCGTCGAAGTTCTCGATCGAGCAGATGATGACGACGTTGTCCGCGTTGTCGCGCATCACCTCCAGCTCGTACTCCTTCCAGCCCGTGACGGACTGCTCGACGAGGATCTGGTTCGTGGGCGACTGATCGAGCGCCCACTGCGCCATCCGGTCGAAGTCCTCCATCTTCTCGCAGACGCCGCCGCCGGAGCCGCCCATCGTGAAGCTCGGCCGGATGATCGTCGGGAGGCCCGTCCGCTGCTGGATCTCGCGGGCCTCTTCGAGGTTCGTCGCGATCCCGGAAGCCGGCATCTTGAGACCGATCTTGTCCATCGCCGCGCGGAAGAGCTGGCGATCCTCGGCCTTGTTGATCGCCTCGAGGTTCGCACCGATCAGCTGCACGTCGTACTTGTCGAGGACGCCGGCCTCCGCGAGATCGATCGCCAGATTGAGCGCGGTCTGCCCGCCGATCGTCGGCAGGAGCGCGTCCGGGCGCTCCTCGGCGATGATCTGTTCGACCGACGTCACCGTCATCGGCTCGATGTAGGTCCGATCCGCGGTCTCCGGATCGGTCATGATCGTCGCCGGATTCGAGTTCAGGAGGACCACGCTGTAGCCCTCCTCGCGAAGGGCCTTGCACGCCTGGGTCCCCGAGTAGTCGAACTCGCAGGCCTGGCCGATCACGATCGGGCCGGACCCGATCACCATGATCTTGTGGATGTCGTCTCGTCGGGGCAATGTGGGACTCCGGAACCCTGAGTCGTCAGGGCGGAAGCAGGGGCGGGACGGGACGTCCCGGAAACTTGGATCAGGCGGACTTCCCGCCGCCGCAGATCTGGGCGCCGGTCACGCGTTCGCCCGCCGCGGACCGCTCGACCATCTCGCGGAAGCGCGAGAAGAAGTACTGAGCGTCGTGCGGGCCAGGCGAGGCCTCGGGGTGGTACTGGACCGAGAAGAGGGGCTTCGCTTCGTGGGCGATCCCCTCGACGGTCTCGTCGTTCAGATTGATGTGGGTGATCTCGACGGGCTCTCCCGCGGCGCGGAGGCTTTCCGCCTCGACGGCGTAGCCGTGGTTCTCGGCGCAGATCGCGACCTTCCCGGTCGCGAGGTCCTTGCCCGGCTGATTGCCCCCGTGATGACCGAACTTGAGCTTCCGGGTCCGGCCACCGAGGGCCAGACCGAGGATCTGATGGCCGAGGCAGATCCCGAACACGGGCTTCTCCTGGACGAGCTCGCGAACGATCGGCTGGACCCCTTCGACCGCCTCCGGATCCCCGGGACCGTTCGAGAGGAAGATCCCGTCCGGGTTCATCGCGAGGGTCTCGCTCGCCGGCGTCGTCGCCGGCACGACCGTCACGTCGAAGCCCTGCTCGACGAGCAGCCGCAGGATGTTCTTCTTCACGCCGAAGTCGTACGCGACGATCTTGAGCCGCTGACCCGGACGCGCGGCGCGGGGCAGCTGCCCGTCGACGCCGGCCCAGACGCCTTCGTCGAAGTCGTATTTCGAAGACGTGGTCACGTTCGCCACCCAATCGACCCCGTCGAGCCCAGGCGCCTGGCGAGCGCGCTCGACGAGCTCGTCCGTATCCTGGACGCCGGGATCCGTCGACAGGACACCGACCTGCGCGCCGCCGTCGCGGATTCGTCGCACCAGCGCGCGCGTATCGATCCCGGCGAGGCCCGGAATCCCGGCCGCCGCGAGCTTCGCGTCGAGGTCGCCCTCGGAGCGATAGTTCGAGGGCGTGTCGAAGAGCTCCTTCACGACGAAGCCAGAAAGGAACGGCTTCCGCGACTCGTCGTCCATCACATTGACGCCGACGTTGCCGATCTGCGTATACGTCATCGTCACGATCTGCCCCGCGTAGGACGGGTCCGTCGCGATCTCCTGGTAGCCGGTCAGGCTCGTGTTGAATACGACCTCCCCGCTCTGGACCGCGCGCGCGCCGAACGCGCGCCCCCGGTAGATCGTGCCATCCGCCAGGGCGAGGGCCGCCGGGGCCGTCTCCCGTCCCAGCAGTTCGTCGACCGTCATCGAGGTCTTGCTCATCGAATCATTGCTCCGCGATCGGGGTGGAGGTTCAGGAAGATCTGGAGGCCGATGCGGCCATCGAGAGGTTTCGAGGACGCGGCGCTCATCGGATGAGCACGCCGCGATCGACGTCGTAGACGAGCCGACCGTCGACGATCGTCGCCTTGACGCGGCCCGTGAAGGTCTCTCCCGCCCACGGAGAGTTCCGGCTCTTCGAGAAGCCCTGGGCCGGGTCGTAGGTCCATTCGCGAGCGGGATCGATCAGGGCGACGTCACCGGGCCCGCCCTCGCGCAGCGAGCCGCCCTCGAGACCGAGGATCCGGGCGCCCTCGGTCGAGAGGCGGCGGACGAGCTCGAGGGGCGTGAGCGTCTCGTCGCGGACCAGGTCGAGGCAGACCGCGACCGCCGTCTCGAGGCCGATCATGCCGGGGGGCGCCTCGGTGAACTCGACTTCCTTCTCGTGGCTCGCATGGGGGGCATGGTCCGTCGCGATCGCGTCGATCACCCCTTCGGCCAGCGCGGCGCGCAGCGCGTCGACGTCCGCCCGGGAACGCAGCGGCGGCGCGACGCGGGTATTCGTGTCGAAGCCCATCGTCGCTTCGTCGGTCAGCGTGAGGTGGTGCGGCGTGACCTCGGCCGTCACGCGGATCCCGGCCTCCCGGGCCTTGCGGATGATGTGGACGGCCCCCGCGGTCGACACGTGGGCCACGTGGAGGTGGGCGCCGGTGAGCGAGGCGAGCCGCACGTCCCGGGCGACCATGACCTCTTCCGCCGCGGCGGGGTTGCCCGGCAGACCGAGCCGCGTCGCGACCGGCCCCTCGTTCACGACCCCGCCCCCTCGGAGCGCGCAGTCCTCGGCGTGCACGACGACCGGCGCATCGGCCATCTTCGAGTACTCGAGCACCCGGCGCATCGCGCCGGCGTCCGTGATCGTCGCGCCGTCGTCGCTGAAGGCGACGGCCCCCGCCTCGCGAAGCGCCATCATCTCGGTCATGACCTCGCCGCGCAGCCCGCGGGTCGCCGCCGCGATCACGCGCACCTTGGCGGGCGACTCCTTCTCGGCGCGATCGAGGATGTACTTCGTGACCGACGGATCGTCGTTGACGGGATCCGTGTTCGCCATGCAGGCGACCTGCGTGAAGCCGCCTGCGACGGCCGCGGTCCCGCCGCTCGCCAGGTCTTCCTTGTACTCCTGGCCGGGCTCTCGCAGGTGGGCGTGGACGTCGATCAGGCCGGGCACGATCCACGACCCCTCGGCATCGACGATCTCGGCCCCGTCCTGCGGAATCGGATCCCCGCCGATCGCGAGGGTCGCGATCCGACCGTCCTCGATCAGCAGCTCGGCGCGGCCCGCCTCGAGATCGAGTTCCTGGCTCGGGTCGAGCAGACGCCCGTTGCGAACGATCATTCGACTCATCGCCTAGCGCCCTCCCCGACCGGCAACCAGGTAGAGGAGCGCCATGCGGAGGGCGACGCCGTTGCGGACCTGGTCGAGGATCACGCTCGGTCGATGGTCGGCGAGATCGTGGGCGAGCTCGACCCCGCGATTCACCGGGCCGGGGTGCATCACGATCGCATCCTCCTCCGCGAAGCGGAGCTTGGCCCGGTCGAGGCCGAAGGTCGCCGCGTACTCGCGAACACTCGGGAAGCAGGCGCCTTCGAGGCGTTCCATCTGGATGCGAAGCGCCATCACGACGTCCGCCCCTTCGATCGCCTCGCGCAGGTTCGTGTAGGCCTTCACCCCGAGGCTCTCGATGCCGGCGGGGAGCATCGTCGGCGGCCCGGCGACCCGGACCTCGGCGCCGAGCTTGCTGAAACCGTAGATGTTCGAGCGGGCCACGCGGCTGTGGGCGATGTCGCCGATGATCGTGACCGTGAGGCCTTCGATGTGGCCCTTCTGCTCGCGAACCGTGAGCATGTCGAGGAGCGCCTGGGAGGGATGCTCGTGCGCACCGTCACCGGCGTTGATCACCGGGGCTTCGAGGACCTCCGCCAGGCGGTGTGGCACGCCGGCGACCTTGTGGCGCACGACGACGACGTCGGGGTCCATCGCGTCGAGGGTCTTCGCCGTGTCGAGGAGCGTCTCCTTCTTCGTCACGCTCGAGCTCGAGACCGAGAAGTTCACGACGTCCGCGGCCAATCGCTTGCCGGCGATCTCGAAGCTCGTCTGGGTCCGCGTCGACGGCTCGAAGAAGAGGTTGATGTGGGTCCGGCCACGCAGGGTCGGCACCTTCTTGACCTCGCGGTTGCCGATCTCCTGCATCCGCTCGGCGGTCTCGAGGATCGTCTCGATGTCGTCCCGGGACAGGTCTTCGATCCCGAGGATGTCGCGGCCGATCATCGGCTCCCCCCTTGTTCCGCGTCCGCCTCGAGGACCGAGAGCTCGAGGGCGCCCACGCGGGTCGGCCCGTCCTCGCCCTGATCCTCGGACGTGGGCTCGCCGTCTTCGGGAAGAGCCGCTCGGAAGACGACCTTGTCGCTCGGCTGAGTCGGGATGTTCTTGCCCACGTAGTCGATCTTGATCGGCAGCTCGCGGTGGCCGCGATCGACCAGGGCCACGACGCGCACGTGGGAGGGGCGCCCGAAGTCCATCAGGGCGTCCATCCCGGCTCGGATGGTCCGGCCGGTGTTGACCACGTCTTCGACGAGGACGACGACCCGGTCGTCGACCGACGACGGCATCTCGGTCTTGCGCAGCTGGGGCCGGCTCCCTCGGGTCGAGAGATCGTCGCGGTAGAGCGTCGTGTCGAGGATGCCGATCGGCGGCCGCGTCCCGGTCAGGCTCTCGAGGTTGTCGACCAGCAGCCGGCCGAGGGGAACACCACCGTTCGGGATCGCGACGAGGTAGAGCCGCTCGGTTCCGTCGGCGCTCTCGACGATCTCGTGCGCGATGCGCATGAGCGCGCGCCGGATCGACTCATCGTCGAGAACCACCCTTCCGGGTCGCCCTCCGGAATGCCTTCCGGACTGCTCAGTACCGCCGGATTCCGACGGGAGCGTGTGGGCAGGGTCTTCGGCGTGCACCTGCTCGGGTGCCTCGCCGGGAGCGGCAGGGGGTGTCATCGACGCGGCCTCGTCCTTCCCCGACTCACTGGACGGGGTTAAAGGATGAAGTGGATCGCGCGAGAGAGTACCGCGGCGCCCGGGCCTTTCAATCCGGGGCCGGTGGGAAATCCGACGAAATCAGCCGGAGGGGGCCGCGCCGGTCGCCCGCGCCCCGGGGCGGGCGGCAGGAAGGAGGCAGAACGCGGCCTCAGTCCCCGGCGGCGCCGGGCACCGGGTCGCAGTCGAGGCCCTGGAACATGCGATCCCAGCGCTTCTCGGCGGTGAACCAGTTCACCGGGTTGAAGAACGAGAGCATGTTGCCGTTCACGTTCCAGGACCAGTAGAGGATGAACGCGGGCCCCTTCAGCTCCTCGAGGCGGACGGTGCCCCACTCCCGGCTGTCCTTCGAGTTGTCGCGGTTGTCACCCATCATGAAGTAGCGACCCGGTTCGACGATGATCGGGCCACCCCGCTCGAGCCTCCAGTTGCGCGGAATCGGGTCGTAGAGGACGGAATGTCGGCAAGCGCCGAGGTCCTCGATGTGGCGGTCGTAGAGCTTCCCGCTCTCCTTCTCGGTCCAGCCCTCCGGTACCCGCTGCATCGCGAGGGGCTCGCCGTTCACGAAGACCTGACCGTGACGCCAGGTGATCTCGTCCCCGGGAAGCCCGACCAGTCGCTTCACGAAGTCCTCGCTCCGGGAGCCCTTCGGCGCCCGGTCGACGGCCATGGTGTCCGGGTAGCCGCGCTGCATCGGCCGTGCGACCTCGAATACGACGATGTCGCCCCGCTCCGGCTCGCCCAGGCCCGGCAGGCGCAACTCGGTGAAGGGGATACGCGGCCCGTACGAGAGCTTGTTCACGAAGAGATGGTCACCTTCGAGGAGCGTCGGGAACATCGAGCCCGACGGAATCCGGAAGGGCTCGATCAAGACCTGGCGGATCAGCAGCGCGATCCCGATCGCGATCACGAGGGTCACGACCTGCTCGACGATCGAGTCGACGGTCGAGGCCTCGGGCGGCATCTCCTCGTCGCCCTCACCCGCGGCGTTCGGGGCGTCGTCGGCCACTAGTCGTCTCCTGACGCGATGAGAGTTCCGTCGGCCACTAGTCGTCTCCTGACGCGATCTGAGTTCCGTCGGCCACTAGGCGTCTCCGGACGCGATCTGAGTTCCGTCGGCCACTAGTCGTCTCCCAGGCGCAGCGCGGCGAGGAACGCCTCCTGCGGAATCTCGACGCTGCCGACCATCTTCATGCGCTTCTTGCCCGCTTTCTGCTTCTCGAGCAGCTTGCGCTTTCGCGTGATGTCGCCGCCGTAGCACTTCGCGATCACGTTCTTCCGGACCGCGCGCACCGTCGTCCGCGCGATCACGCGGCTGCCGATCGCCGCCTGGATGGCGATCGGGAACTGCTGGCGCGGGATGAACTCCTTGAGCTTCTTGGTCAGCTCGGAGCCGCGATTGAAGGCCTTGTCCTTGTGGACGATCAGCGAGAGCGCGTCGACCGGGTCCCCGTTCACGAGCACGTCGAGCTTCTGAAGAGCCGCTGGGCGGAACCCCACGAGCTCGTAGTCGAAGGAGCCGTAGCCCCGGGTCGCACTCTTCAGCTTGTCGTGGAAGTCGGTGACGATCTCGTTGAGCGGCAGCTCGTAGCGGACCTGCACGCGGTTGCCGTGCACGCCCATGTCCTTCTGGATCCCGCGACGGTCCTGACAGAGTCCGAGGACCGCGCCCAGGTGTTCGGACGGGACGTGGATCGTCGCGAGCACGACGGGCTCTTCGATCTGCTGGATGTCCTGTACGTCCGGGAGCGCGGCCGGCGTCTCGATCTCGAAGGGCTCGCCCTCCTTGGGCACGACCAGGTACCTGACCGTCGGCGCCGTCGTGATCAGATCGAGGTCGTACTCGCGCTCGAGCCGCTCCTGGACGATCTCCGCATGCAGGAAGCCGAGGAAGCCGCAGCGAAAACCGAAGCCGAGGGCCGCGCTCGTCTCGGGCTCGTACGAGAAGGACGAGTCGTTCAGCTCGAGCTTCTCGAGGGCCGTCTTCAGGTCTTCGTAGTCCTCGGCGTCGACCGGATAGAGCCCGGAGAAGACCATCGGCTTCACTTCCTGGAAGCCTTCGAGGGGTTCCGCGGCGCCGCCGGAGGCCGTCGTGATCGTGTCGCCGATCTGGACCTCGGCGAGGGACTTCACGCCCGCCACGACCATCCCGACCTCGCCCGCCGCGAGACTCTCGACCTTGCGCGGCTTCGGGTCGATCACGTTCAGCTGCGTGATCTCGTGTTCGATGCCCGCGACCATGAACTTGACGCGTTCGCGACGATGGAGCGCGCCGTGCACCACTCGGACGAGCATGACCGCGCCCACGTAGGGATCGAACCAGGCGTCGAAGACCAGCGCCTGGGCGGGCGCCTCACGGTCGCCCTCCGGCGGCGGCACTTTGTCGACGATCGCCTGGAGCACGGCCTCGACGCCCTGCCCGGTCTTGGCGGAGACCGGCAGGCAGTCCAGAGCATCGAGCCCGACGATGTCCTCGACCTCCTGGGCCACCCGGTCGGGATCCGCGCTCGGCAGGTCGATCTTGTTGATCACGGGGATCAGCTCGAGGTCGGCATCGACCGCGAGGTAGGCGTTCGCGAGCGTCTGCGCCTCGATGCCCTGGGCGGCATCGACGATCAGGAGCGCCCCTTCGCACGCCGCGAGCGCACGCGAGACCTCGTAGGAGAAGTCGACGTGCCCGGGCGTGTCGATCAGGTTGAGCACGTACTCCTCGCCGTCCTCGGCGACGAAGTTCATCCGCGCGGTCTGGGCCTTGATCGTGATTCCG is a genomic window containing:
- the pyrR gene encoding bifunctional pyr operon transcriptional regulator/uracil phosphoribosyltransferase PyrR, with the protein product MVLDDESIRRALMRIAHEIVESADGTERLYLVAIPNGGVPLGRLLVDNLESLTGTRPPIGILDTTLYRDDLSTRGSRPQLRKTEMPSSVDDRVVVLVEDVVNTGRTIRAGMDALMDFGRPSHVRVVALVDRGHRELPIKIDYVGKNIPTQPSDKVVFRAALPEDGEPTSEDQGEDGPTRVGALELSVLEADAEQGGSR
- the recG gene encoding ATP-dependent DNA helicase RecG — its product is MAETLHDQVAALHGAVVALGRAEESGDPEKRAPAAAEEQAAKRLGQLLGRPLPKELRARLQKVEKRLGARKPEAPRRDVGREILELIDPLGRAGWPDELLAKSLAALPGVGPKKAEGFARRGFERVSDLLFWLPARYEDRRQVLTVGELKVGATATFVGEVKVVDWVPTRRGGRFGKIFQAVVGDDDSIVTLKWFRGGDAIAKSLQKGRQVLVSGEVKRYRFSKELIHPDVEVLRAPKSEEGEDGEGGETAEPKPAPRVSKDDAELGRVVPVYTAPEGMNPRTLRRLIGQAVEAYSDLVVGHLPADVVSQRGLPSVSVALRALHRPEADVDVEQYATFASPAHERLVLEELYLLELGLAMRRAKTSQRPGVAIDSTRPESRTAAKALPWKLTGAQRRVIGEILGDLARPHPMNRLVQGDVGSGKTAVAMLSAVAVAACGGQTALMAPTELLAEQHYRTLTKMVESGGDAIPLRVGLLTASLPRAEIKQVRGLLAMGEIDLVVGTHALVAGEITFKDLVLSIVDEQHRFGVMQRAALSAPRPDGRYPHRMVMTATPIPRSLAMTLYGELDLSVIDELPPGRKPIETILLRSGEGQRVMELIRDTLERNERVYVVYPLVEESEKMDLRSAIDSAESIGRAFPDHRVDLVHGRLDAADRQAAMERFATGASSILVATTVIEVGVDVPEATLMVIEHAERFGLAQLHQLRGRVGRGGAKGSCVLVARGSSEKSEQRLRAMTRTTDGFKIADADLDIRGPGDFLGTRQSGHLPELRIADLLRDTLLVAAARNIARREVDADPTLQHVPATRRAVRARWGSRIDLSGVG
- a CDS encoding dihydroorotase translates to MSRMIVRNGRLLDPSQELDLEAGRAELLIEDGRIATLAIGGDPIPQDGAEIVDAEGSWIVPGLIDVHAHLREPGQEYKEDLASGGTAAVAGGFTQVACMANTDPVNDDPSVTKYILDRAEKESPAKVRVIAAATRGLRGEVMTEMMALREAGAVAFSDDGATITDAGAMRRVLEYSKMADAPVVVHAEDCALRGGGVVNEGPVATRLGLPGNPAAAEEVMVARDVRLASLTGAHLHVAHVSTAGAVHIIRKAREAGIRVTAEVTPHHLTLTDEATMGFDTNTRVAPPLRSRADVDALRAALAEGVIDAIATDHAPHASHEKEVEFTEAPPGMIGLETAVAVCLDLVRDETLTPLELVRRLSTEGARILGLEGGSLREGGPGDVALIDPAREWTYDPAQGFSKSRNSPWAGETFTGRVKATIVDGRLVYDVDRGVLIR
- a CDS encoding aspartate carbamoyltransferase catalytic subunit, coding for MIGRDILGIEDLSRDDIETILETAERMQEIGNREVKKVPTLRGRTHINLFFEPSTRTQTSFEIAGKRLAADVVNFSVSSSSVTKKETLLDTAKTLDAMDPDVVVVRHKVAGVPHRLAEVLEAPVINAGDGAHEHPSQALLDMLTVREQKGHIEGLTVTIIGDIAHSRVARSNIYGFSKLGAEVRVAGPPTMLPAGIESLGVKAYTNLREAIEGADVVMALRIQMERLEGACFPSVREYAATFGLDRAKLRFAEEDAIVMHPGPVNRGVELAHDLADHRPSVILDQVRNGVALRMALLYLVAGRGGR
- the carA gene encoding glutamine-hydrolyzing carbamoyl-phosphate synthase small subunit encodes the protein MSKTSMTVDELLGRETAPAALALADGTIYRGRAFGARAVQSGEVVFNTSLTGYQEIATDPSYAGQIVTMTYTQIGNVGVNVMDDESRKPFLSGFVVKELFDTPSNYRSEGDLDAKLAAAGIPGLAGIDTRALVRRIRDGGAQVGVLSTDPGVQDTDELVERARQAPGLDGVDWVANVTTSSKYDFDEGVWAGVDGQLPRAARPGQRLKIVAYDFGVKKNILRLLVEQGFDVTVVPATTPASETLAMNPDGIFLSNGPGDPEAVEGVQPIVRELVQEKPVFGICLGHQILGLALGGRTRKLKFGHHGGNQPGKDLATGKVAICAENHGYAVEAESLRAAGEPVEITHINLNDETVEGIAHEAKPLFSVQYHPEASPGPHDAQYFFSRFREMVERSAAGERVTGAQICGGGKSA
- the carB gene encoding carbamoyl-phosphate synthase large subunit; its protein translation is MPRRDDIHKIMVIGSGPIVIGQACEFDYSGTQACKALREEGYSVVLLNSNPATIMTDPETADRTYIEPMTVTSVEQIIAEERPDALLPTIGGQTALNLAIDLAEAGVLDKYDVQLIGANLEAINKAEDRQLFRAAMDKIGLKMPASGIATNLEEAREIQQRTGLPTIIRPSFTMGGSGGGVCEKMEDFDRMAQWALDQSPTNQILVEQSVTGWKEYELEVMRDNADNVVIICSIENFDAMGVHTGDSITVAPAQTLTDREYQEMRDAAIAIMREIGVDTGGSNVQFGVNPEDGTLIVIEMNPRVSRSSALASKATGFPIAKIAAKLAVGFSLDEIRNDITKETPASFEPSIDYVVTKIPRFTFEKFPNTDAELTTQMKSVGEAMAIGRTFKESFQKAIRSLEIGHMGFDAPELDDSGEKADEEASLWAQIDRPCATRPWALVEAFRRGATVEELFDRTKIDPWFLRNLQEIAVAEKRLAEAPEGERDAMLRPAKQLGFSDARIGVLWGKSEAEVRGDRHRLGVRPVYKRVDTCAAEFVAHTPYLYSTYEEECEADTTDRKKIMILGGGPNRIGQGIEFDYCCVHAVFALREAGFETIMVNCNPETVSTDYDTSDRLYFEPLTLEDVLEIVEVEKPDGVIVQFGGQTPLKLAVALEKAGAPIIGTSPDAIDRAEDRERFDALLEQLGLVRPEGDVARSSDEAEIIAERIGYPVLVRPSYVLGGRAMQIVQDVDELRRYMQFAVKASDEHPVLIDRFLADATEVDVDAICDGERVVVGGIMEHIEEAGVHSGDSACSLPPYSLAPDRISEIIDATRQLALEIGVRGLMNVQYAVKDEQVYVIEVNPRASRTVPFVSKAIGRPLAKLAARIMGGETLEQLEFTSEIVPSHYSVKEAVFPFVKFPGVDTILGPEMKSTGEVMGIDSSFGRAFAKSQIQAGNSLPTEGGTVLVSVRAEEHQRVFQPIQTLTEQGFKVVATRGTAETLARLGIDVEVINKVHEGSPHTADRIEGGDVALVINTTDSDPKSIEDSKSLRRAALLAGVPYCTTLAAARASADAIAAMRAESIGVRSLQRIHEAQ